In the Stigmatella erecta genome, one interval contains:
- a CDS encoding chemotaxis protein CheW, translating to MSALHVVFKVAGAEYIISASEVLQMESYTGATPVPGAPPHVAGLVQVRGRVVPVVDARSRFGMPPAERTLDSRVVVGQLGTRVVGLLVDSAREVVKLEPSQLQPPPPMVAEQAKGYVKAVAQVGPRLVMLIDFPRVIGEETSQ from the coding sequence ATGAGCGCGCTGCACGTGGTGTTCAAGGTCGCCGGGGCGGAGTACATCATCTCCGCCTCCGAGGTGCTGCAGATGGAGTCCTACACCGGGGCCACCCCGGTGCCGGGGGCTCCCCCGCACGTGGCGGGGCTGGTGCAGGTACGGGGCCGGGTGGTACCGGTGGTGGACGCGCGCTCGCGCTTCGGCATGCCGCCGGCGGAGCGGACGTTGGATTCGCGCGTGGTGGTGGGCCAGCTCGGCACGCGGGTCGTGGGGTTGCTGGTGGACAGCGCGCGCGAGGTGGTGAAGCTGGAGCCCAGCCAGCTCCAGCCGCCGCCTCCCATGGTCGCCGAGCAGGCCAAGGGCTACGTCAAGGCCGTGGCCCAGGTGGGACCGCGGCTGGTGATGCTCATCGATTTCCCCCGGGTCATCGGGGAGGAGACGTCTCAATGA